The Deltaproteobacteria bacterium nucleotide sequence ATAAAGCAAACAAATTGGGCGCGGTATAGGGTCGGTGTGATTTGGCACCGGAGTTGCTGTGAACGTTATTTAAGTTTTCGACTACAATTAGGAGGAAGTACATATGGATACATTGATTATGGCAAGCCAGGTTGTTGTGGGTTTAGGGTTGCTTAACGTTTGGTTGCTTCGCTTCAGTAGGAGTACGCCTTGGCGCGGTGGCCATGCGAAAAATATGCGCGAGGAGTTTGCTGTTTATGGCTTACCGTCATGGCTGATGTGGACGGTCGGATTCATGAAAGTATCGCTCGCGCTGTTATTGCTTGCTGGTTTGTGGGTTCCGGGTCTGGCCAAACCTGCGGCGCTTGGAATTATGGTTCTTATGCTCGGGGCGCTGTCTATGCATTTAAAGATTAGCGACCCGTGGAAACGATCCGTGCCAGCCTTAGCACTTCTCATGCTTTCGGTTGTGATCGCTCTCGGCGCGATAGCCTAAGGTCAAGGTTAGCGGCACAGTTGGTGCGGGTGGTCAGTGTGCAGTTGGGTAGTGGAGGCTTGTGCAAGATTCAGACAAAATTCAGATTGTACAATTTTATTAACCGGTGGCAGTAGCAACTTAAACTAAATTGGCATGAACGGGGAAAAAGCCCCAGCTTAAAGTTGGACCAAAACGACCGGAACCCTAACCGTCAACGCATTTATTAAACGCGAAATGCCTGAGCTGAGCCGACGGCCAGTTAAATGCGGCGCCAAGGTCGGTTGAT carries:
- a CDS encoding DoxX family protein, encoding MDTLIMASQVVVGLGLLNVWLLRFSRSTPWRGGHAKNMREEFAVYGLPSWLMWTVGFMKVSLALLLLAGLWVPGLAKPAALGIMVLMLGALSMHLKISDPWKRSVPALALLMLSVVIALGAIA